In Salvelinus namaycush isolate Seneca chromosome 16, SaNama_1.0, whole genome shotgun sequence, the sequence aCGTCGGTGTGGACTCTGATGATGTCTCCGCTGGCAAAGGGTCTGTTTCATGCGGCGGTGGATATGAGCGGCTCCTATAAGTATAACGCATCACTGGAGAAGGCAGAGGCAGACAACCTGCTATTCCTGAACAAGACTGGCTGCAATGACCTGGCCTGCCTCCGGAAGCTCTCCACCACACTGATACTACGGGTACAGACAGTACGACAACGTAAACTGTAAAATCTGCCTTAGGGAGAAATGGGCTTcatgtgggtctctctctctttgtctctctccactCCGCTCTAGGCCATCCCATGGAAGGAGTACCCGTCGTGGGGGGCAGATGATCTGATGGACCTGCCCACTAAGGACAGCTTCGTGGGTCCCGTAGCAGTGGTGGACGGGCATGTCCTCCCAGCCCCTCCCTTTGAGATGTGGGAGAAAGGAGGAGTCTTCAACGATGTTCCATTCCTCATAGGGACCACTGAGCAGGAGACTGACTTTTTGTAAGTATTATGCGTGGTCTGCAAAAAATTATTATCTACAGAAGCTGTCCTAGAAATACACAATTAATTttgtaaacgtgtgtgtgtgtgcgcgtttgtgtgtgtgcactttaGCCCACCGTATGAGAATATCTCCATGTGGACATGGGGAGACTACGGGTGGTTTGTGACAGGTGAGAATAAGAATACGGTAACCTCGGGGTCAATATCGATCAATCTGTAAAATGCCTTATTTAGATTCGATTGTATTGTTCTCCAAGGAGGAAATTCATCTCCACATTATCAAACATCACAGACCTGTAagagatcttttttttttttaaccctgacattaacagatagacagacagaaaaTTAAGACCGAACATAAAACAGTGATTACATCATAGTCCATTGAGCTGTTGAGGAAGTTTATGGCTGTGAGAAAGTAGCTCCTGCTAAACTGGGCCTTTTCTCTCTCATCACTTGTGGCCACTGAAACCCACGAAATCCAGCATCAACTCTTTTCTCCAAAACCCGTCTCTCATATTTTCAACCCTGCCGCCTTTTACAGTCTATTCCTGCTACCCATATTGCCCTTTTCCCCAAAGCCTCTCGCCTGTGTCCCACACAGATAAACTGAGCCCCTTCAGCGAGGGTCTTCCTAAGGAGGCGTTGGATCTGTACCCAAGCTCGGCCCTGTGCCCCACTCCTGACCGCTGCCCAGAGAGGGCCTACACCACAATGGTGTCGGACATGAGGGTCACCTGCCCAAACAACGACCTGGCCAAGAGGGCTGCAGGTAGGCTACGCTGACAGCCAGGAGATTCACGTGAGCCAATGGGTTAGCATTCACTCTATGATAATGGAcagcattttttgttgttgaatggTCTCTTTAGAGAGACAGGTAGTTGTTCAGAGAAGACAGCGATTAGAATGGGCATTAAAGAGAGACAGGTAGTTGTTCAGAGAAGACACCAATTAGAATGGTCTCTAGAGAGAGGTAGTAGTTCAGAGAAGACACCAATTAGAATGGTCTCTATAGAGAGGTAGTAGTTCAGAGAAGACACCAATTAGAATGGTCTCTAGAGAGAGGTAGTAGTTCAGAGAAGACACCAATTAGAATGGTCTCTATAGAGAGGTAGTAGTTCAGAGAAGACACCAATTAGAATGGTCTCTATAGAGAGGTAGTAGTTCAGAGAAGACACCAATTAGAATGGTCTCTATAGAGAGGTAGTAGTTCAGAGAAGACATCTATTAGAATGGTctctagagagagaggtagtgttTCACAGAAGACACCAATTAGAATGCTTTGGAAATGCCTCCTGTCCACCCTTCACTGATGTAATCACTCATCTGTTAGTGAACAGTAGTGAGTTTTGaactgcttgtgtgtgtgcgtttgtttgttttgtgtgtttgttttgtgtgtgcgtgtgtttgttttgtgtgtttgttttgtgtgtgtgtgtgtgttcccagcgGCCCTCCACAGTCCTGTGTATCGGTACGTGGTGACACACACTCCATCTCGTGCCGTCATCTCCTCGGAGGGTCTGTGGTCGTTCCCCAGCCGGTTCTCTTTCCACGGCCTGGACTCTTTCGCCTTCTTCGGGGGTCTAGAGAAGCTGTTGGGGGGACCGCTCTCCGCCCAGGACACTGCCTTCCAGAAGCTCCTCACAGAGCACCTCGTCCACTTCGctaaggagggtgagagaggggcaGGGGCTGGAACACAAACACCTCTCCTAGATTGGTTGAACTCAGTGTTCATTCAGCTCAGACCATTGGAATTAGACATTTACCACATAACTTTCCTCatatctctatccctctcctctcttctgttctctctatcCCTCATCTCTTCTTCTGTTCTTTccatccctgtctcctcctctattGCAGGTAAGATGCCGGAGCAGTGGCCAGAGTACCCAGCAGCCACTGCTCTCCTGAACCATACCCTCTCTGTGGTCCATGATTACTCTGCTGAGCGCTGCCAACTGTGGGAGAAGAACGGCTTCTACCCCTACGCCTGGGTCAACTGACCCCTCACCCATAACTCCTACTGCACAGGACTGAATCCTACACCTGGGTCACCTAGGTTACAGTATCTACCCCTAGAACGATTTAACATCTGTCTAGAACAATGGGAACATGTGAAGAAAGATGGAAACCATGAAGACCAAAATTAAGGATGTTAGTACTGAATGTGTTCTGTGACTGTGGTGAAATGTAGATGCATTGTGGGAGTTTTGGTGTGTACAGTATTTTGCCTTTAGGTTTGTTCAAGGATAAAGTATCAGATTTAGAGAAAAGGGAAGAATATGTTGGTATGGAAGAAGATAATGGACATTTATATTTCTGCTCTGTTTTGTGTAGAGATGGTTGTGAGAATGTTGAAAGAGGAGATGTTATTGTGatgtgtattattattattcatactTTTAGCTACTGTTACTTGCACTAAGATTTTAAATGAAGATGCCTACTCTTTTACTTTTTATGGAAATCTGTTGTGTATACGTCGTACATGTGTGCAATGAGGAAACATTTATTATGAAGGGCTTTTATGCTGTAgcctatgttatgtgtttctctATTCTTCTCTTTCCataatgtgtctctgtgtggtggaTATTCAACCAGACAGAAACAGCTAGGAAACTTTTTCTGCACGCATAGACTGTCACCACCGAATCATCTTCGTTCGACTTGAAAACACGCCGGTGTTTTCCTACTCAAGGCTCATTAACTCAACGTAACACTCTCTGCCTTTTCTTCAGCATCTCCGACAGCCCCGACTTGATTGGCAACAAGGGATGGTGCGCTTGTTCTTTATGTGTGAAGAGAGGGATGAAAGCCTGTGGATGACAGAGAGAGCACATGGAAGTGTTTACTTGTGTAATTAGTGTTTAGAGTTGCCTCCAATCAAAAGTTCTCGTGTTCTGTCTTTTCTCCTGTCAAACGGACAGGGAGTTATATCTGTTGCTGTCGCATTGATCATTTCTACTTTTGTTCCACTATGTGCGCTATGATAGGCACTTATTTCAACGTtacatttttcttttcttttttactcAGGTAATCTGCTTTATGATGCCATGACCTAAAATTACAGGTCATTCACACGcactaatacaaaataataaaacacACAAAGAATTAAGGATTTCAGTCTtttttcaaaatatatatttcaaatatacagtatgtttcaTAGCCTAGAATCAAGTTCAAGCCCATCTTTACTATCCCAAGGTGAAACTTTTTTTGCAGGCAGGGACAATACAACATACAATTATAAGTTAAAAGCAGGGGTTCTCGGGTGGCGCATCCAGCTAAGGCGGTTTCCTGAAGTGCAGGGGGTGCCCTTTGGACTGGGTTTGAATCAACACCTTGCCATGGCTGGGAATTTCCTGTGGGAGGGGCATTCATTGGCTGAGCACCGCCAGGTGAATAAGGCATGGCAGAGCACTAGCGACCCCTGTGGCAGCCAGTTGACTGTGGTTTTCCGCAGGGTTGTGTAGTTTTGGGACACTTCAATAAATTTCTATACGTCATGGTGGGTGTAGATTTCAGCACGGGTGCACGCTGTCGAGAACGAGACGATCGAGCGTTAGGTCAAATCCAGATTGTGTAATCTATTCAAAACACAGCTAAACCATGGTTAGGAGACTGGTTAAGGTTGGGAAAAAGGTTAGGGTTAATGAAAATGCAATCCTAATATACTACGAAAATCCCTTTCTATCGAAGTGTTTCACTGTGAACAGTTCCAATACTGTTTCAGTTGTACCTTCCTCTTCTTGTGCTGCGTCTGACACTTTGCGCGCTCTTTCCGTGCGTTTTGGAGCTTTACA encodes:
- the si:ch211-71n6.4 gene encoding para-nitrobenzyl esterase, translating into MNEDVFEVPEGTEYRYLVQGEGEEEVQYVHRRHYVSPFLVLSRRCIFLVCMGVLSLLTLAGYLAYVAQTLPPGSAQVTTDCGEFQGRQRNGAYSFKGLPYAAPPIGERRWAPPAKPRCGNGVGDATRFRSKCLQVQPLSDTGKVIGQESCLFLNVWTPTLSPDAALPVMVWIHGGYLHMLSGGEEGYSPTEELAAQTGMVYVSFNYRLNAFGFLALELLREGSSTNTSGNYGFMDQIAALQWVQRNIKVFGGDPSKVTIFGQSSGGTSVWTLMMSPLAKGLFHAAVDMSGSYKYNASLEKAEADNLLFLNKTGCNDLACLRKLSTTLILRAIPWKEYPSWGADDLMDLPTKDSFVGPVAVVDGHVLPAPPFEMWEKGGVFNDVPFLIGTTEQETDFFPPYENISMWTWGDYGWFVTDKLSPFSEGLPKEALDLYPSSALCPTPDRCPERAYTTMVSDMRVTCPNNDLAKRAAAALHSPVYRYVVTHTPSRAVISSEGLWSFPSRFSFHGLDSFAFFGGLEKLLGGPLSAQDTAFQKLLTEHLVHFAKEGKMPEQWPEYPAATALLNHTLSVVHDYSAERCQLWEKNGFYPYAWVN